TTCGGTATGACGAGGATGCTCATTTCCATATTTATTCTTGATGAACATAAACCAGTTAATGGTTACATCTGTCATGTGTTCCAAGTCGTGTTCAATCTCAGCTACTTCTGCCTTGATGCGTGCAATGAGTTCATCGGCCTTGTCTTTATTAAACTTCAAGATACGTTGCATCTTGATTTCCATGAGCCTGAGAATGTCATCACGCGTCATTTCACGAATGAAATCGGGCTTGAACGGTGTGAGTTTCAGATCAACAAAAGCAACAGCTTCGTTCATGTCCGCAGCCTGTTCAAACTTCTTTTCCTTATAGATGCGCTGCTCAATGAATATCCGTTCGAGACTGGCAAAGAAGAGTTGTTCGAGCAATTCTCCCCTTCTAATCTGCAGTTCCTTGCGCAAAAGTCCCATCGTTCGGTCCACCCCATGGCGCAACACATCGCTGACCGTAAGGAAACAAGGCTTGTTGTCTTCGATAACACAGCAGTTGGGAGAGATGTTTATCTCACAATCACTGAAAGCATATAGGGCATCCATGGTCTTGTCTGACGACACACCGGGGGCCAAGTGCACCTGAATTTCCACTTCAGCTGCCGTGTTATCATCCACGCGCTTGGCTTTGATTTTCCCCTTATCTATGGCTTTCAAGATGCTGTCGATAAGCGTAGTTGTAGTCTTACTGAATGGGATTTCACGGATAACAAGTGTCTTGTTGTCGAGCTTTTCAATCTTTGCTCTCACCTTCAACACACCGCCCCGCTGTCCGTCATTATATTTACTGACATCAATAGCACCACCTGTCGGGAAGTCGGGATAAAGCTGAAAATCTTCTCCCCGCAGGTATTTGATAGCTGCATCACAGATTTCATTCAAGTTATGCGGCAACAGTTTGCTGCTCAATCCGACAGCAATACCCTCGGCTCCCTGGGCAAGAAGCAACGGGAACTTCACGGGAAGCGTGATCGGTTCCTTGTTTCTTCCGTCATAACTCAACTGCCAATCCGTGGTCTTTGGATTGAAAACTACGTCAAGAGCAAACTTCGAAAGGCGCGCTTCTATATAGCGTGGCGCCGCAGCTCGGTCTCCGGTAAGGATGTTTCCCCAGTTTCCCTGGCAGTCAATGAGCAGGTCTTTCTGTCCCATCTGCACCAAAGCATCTCCTATAGAAGCATCACCATGGGGATGAAACTGCATGGTATGTCCCACAATATTAGCCACTTTGTTGTAACGTCCGTCGTCCATACGCTTCATGGAGTGAAGAATACGGCGCTGAACCGGCTTCAGTCCGTCCTCAATATGAGGCACAGCACGCTCTAATATCACATAGCTGGCATAGTCAAGAAACCAATTCTTGTACATACCACTAAGATGATGCACCGCAGATGCATCAAACCTATCGGCCGGTTTGTAGTTAGAATGAGCATCATCGACCATGTTTTCGTCCTCGTTGAGATATTCGTTGTCTTTGATTTCGTCGTCCATGTAATAATTAATTTTATGCTTGGTGTTTTCTGCAATAGCTACAAAGGTAGTGAGAAATATTGGAAT
The nucleotide sequence above comes from Segatella oris. Encoded proteins:
- a CDS encoding DNA gyrase/topoisomerase IV subunit A, which gives rise to MDDEIKDNEYLNEDENMVDDAHSNYKPADRFDASAVHHLSGMYKNWFLDYASYVILERAVPHIEDGLKPVQRRILHSMKRMDDGRYNKVANIVGHTMQFHPHGDASIGDALVQMGQKDLLIDCQGNWGNILTGDRAAAPRYIEARLSKFALDVVFNPKTTDWQLSYDGRNKEPITLPVKFPLLLAQGAEGIAVGLSSKLLPHNLNEICDAAIKYLRGEDFQLYPDFPTGGAIDVSKYNDGQRGGVLKVRAKIEKLDNKTLVIREIPFSKTTTTLIDSILKAIDKGKIKAKRVDDNTAAEVEIQVHLAPGVSSDKTMDALYAFSDCEINISPNCCVIEDNKPCFLTVSDVLRHGVDRTMGLLRKELQIRRGELLEQLFFASLERIFIEQRIYKEKKFEQAADMNEAVAFVDLKLTPFKPDFIREMTRDDILRLMEIKMQRILKFNKDKADELIARIKAEVAEIEHDLEHMTDVTINWFMFIKNKYGNEHPRHTEIRSFDTIDSAKVVEANQKLYINRQEGFIGTGLKKDEFVCNCSDIDDIIIFYKNGKYKIIKVADKIFVGKGIIWLQVFKKNDKRTIYNVVYKDGREGYYYMKRFNVTSMTRDREYDLTAGTPGSKVNYFTANPNGEAEIIKVVLEPDPKKKRQNIFLERDFSKVMIKSRGAKGVILTKQSIHRIGLKSQGHSTLGGRKVWFDPDVKRINYEEHGRFLGEFFDEDRILVILDNNDFYITNFDANNHYPDNIVRIEKWQPDKVWTAVLFDADNQGYPYIKRFTMDAMAKPQNFVGENANSRLVILTDVPFPRIKVTYGGHDAARSPEEIDAEQFIGQKGFKAKGKRISTWQIGTIEELEPVRFPEPEVQDDEDEVEEEPENLDPDAGKSQQQVIDELNGQLSLFPEDDANNTK